The segment AAATAATAAAACAATTTTAATGATTTATGGCGCACCAAGTGGAAAACCAATAAAATTAAAAGATGTAAAATATACTGCTGTTTAATCTATTTTTCTCCATGAACCGTTCATATACTCCCATAATGAATTAGTTGGAGAATCAAAAACAATTGAATTTTTATTTGCTTTTTCTGTTGGTCTATCAATTTCAATAAACACTTTATTTCTTAACCAATCTATTTCATCTTTGAATGGGTTTCTTTCTATTATGTAAATCCTATTGCGCTCTTTTTTGATTTTTTTACACCATTCTTTTACTTTTTCAATTTCTTGTTTTTTAGAATCCATAATATAATAAAAAGAAATTAAATTAAAAACCTATTTATTTTTTAAAATTGCTTCATACATTACATATCCATAAACAGAAATAAGATCTACTTTAAACCCATTTCTTTCAAATAAATTTTTTCCTAAAAAATTCTTTTTAAAAATTCTTGCCCTAATTTGTCTTACTTTTAATTCTTTTGCTGTTTTAATACATTCTTGTATTAACTCATCACTTACTCCTCTTTCTATATTATTATAATCAACAGCAATAAGTATATTACTCATTTCTTCATTAGCAATTTGATATCTTATAAAACCTATTACTTTATTTTCTTTTTTAGCAATAAATACTTTATTAGGATAAATGAAATTTAATTCACATACTTCTCCCATAAACTTTTTTGAATACTCTCTATTTCCTAATCTTAACATCTGCATTAAGTCTTCTTTATCTCCTAAAAATTCAAATATTTCAAAACTAATAGGCATAATGTTTTTGAAATCATTTCTACTTCTGATATTTTCATTTGTTTTAAATCTAGAAACCATATATAT is part of the Candidatus Micrarchaeia archaeon genome and harbors:
- a CDS encoding GNAT family N-acetyltransferase, which codes for MVSRFKTNENIRSRNDFKNIMPISFEIFEFLGDKEDLMQMLRLGNREYSKKFMGEVCELNFIYPNKVFIAKKENKVIGFIRYQIANEEMSNILIAVDYNNIERGVSDELIQECIKTAKELKVRQIRARIFKKNFLGKNLFERNGFKVDLISVYGYVMYEAILKNK